From Candidatus Manganitrophus morganii, the proteins below share one genomic window:
- a CDS encoding RluA family pseudouridine synthase: protein MSFSPPPSLVVSSQTPPERIDLYLIRRGISLSRSRIQKLIEEGQILVNGHPIRASYRVREGDRIDLQIPPPAPLELIPEEVPLDVLYEDDVLLVVNKEAGMVVHPAPGHDRGTLVHALLHHCRVLPGIGGRERPGIVHRLDKETSGVLVVAKTDQAHQRLSKQFKQHTIDRRYLTIVSGKVAKNSGKIQLSIGRDRIDRKKISARTARPREAETHYVVRERFRIATLLEVYPQTGRTHQIRVHMAHLGHPVVGDKIYGGRTARMFEINVERQMLHAERLGFVHPTTGEPMIFTASMPADMQALLLALRVEKESPGASSIGMGGAGGKGLRGAGG, encoded by the coding sequence ATGTCCTTTTCCCCTCCCCCCTCTTTGGTGGTCTCATCCCAGACCCCCCCCGAACGGATCGATCTCTATCTGATCAGAAGGGGTATTTCTCTTTCCCGATCCCGGATTCAAAAGCTGATCGAGGAGGGTCAGATTCTTGTCAACGGCCATCCGATCCGGGCCAGCTATCGGGTTCGCGAAGGGGACCGGATCGATTTACAGATTCCCCCCCCCGCTCCGTTGGAGCTGATTCCGGAAGAAGTTCCGCTCGATGTTCTCTATGAGGATGACGTGCTCCTCGTCGTTAATAAAGAAGCGGGGATGGTAGTTCATCCCGCCCCCGGTCACGATCGGGGAACGCTGGTTCATGCCCTCCTCCATCACTGTCGGGTCCTTCCGGGAATCGGCGGGCGTGAGCGGCCTGGAATCGTTCACCGGCTCGATAAAGAGACCTCCGGCGTGTTGGTCGTCGCAAAGACTGACCAAGCGCACCAACGCCTCTCGAAACAATTCAAGCAGCATACGATCGATCGGCGTTATTTGACGATTGTTTCCGGGAAAGTGGCGAAGAATTCCGGCAAGATTCAGCTTTCGATCGGCCGGGATCGGATCGATCGAAAAAAGATCTCCGCCCGAACCGCCCGCCCGCGCGAGGCGGAGACGCACTACGTCGTTCGGGAGCGCTTCCGAATCGCCACGCTGTTGGAGGTCTATCCTCAGACGGGGCGGACGCATCAGATTCGGGTCCACATGGCCCATCTCGGACATCCTGTGGTGGGGGATAAGATTTACGGCGGCCGAACGGCGCGGATGTTCGAGATCAACGTGGAGCGGCAGATGCTCCATGCGGAGCGGCTCGGTTTTGTTCATCCCACGACCGGCGAGCCGATGATCTTCACCGCATCGATGCCGGCCGACATGCAGGCCCTCCTCTTAGCGCTTCGCGTAGAGAAGGAGAGTCCAGGGGCCTCTTCTATTGGGATGGGCGGGGCGGGCGGGAAGGGTCTTCGCGGCGCCGGAGGGTGA
- a CDS encoding polyprenyl synthetase family protein, producing the protein MDQVWSNYKEALDEVEEQIKKGLDSEVTLINKVAYHILSSGGKRIRPLLLIISAQLCQSVDKRHIHLAGMVEFIHTATLLHDDVLDNAEVRRGIPAARLLWGNQASILVGDYLYTLAVCQAVKMENFEINYLLSTTCRRMSEGETLQLVHSRDLDLTEATYLQIIEYKTAALLSASCKLGAIIGNESDEKKEALSRYGRNLGIAFQVADDTLDYVADRARLGKSPGKDIKEGKVTLPLLHLLQHCSSKDKRELKKVIKKGALLKRDLSFVTGLMEQYGSIAYAQQKAQDYANRAKSDLSVFSDSLHRQALCTVADYVVRRDH; encoded by the coding sequence ATGGATCAGGTCTGGTCCAACTACAAAGAAGCCCTCGATGAGGTCGAAGAGCAGATCAAAAAAGGCCTCGATTCCGAGGTCACGCTCATCAACAAAGTCGCTTACCATATCTTAAGCAGCGGCGGCAAGCGGATTCGCCCCCTCCTCTTAATCATCAGCGCCCAGCTCTGCCAATCGGTTGATAAACGCCATATCCACCTGGCCGGGATGGTCGAGTTCATCCATACCGCCACCCTTTTACACGACGATGTTTTGGACAATGCGGAGGTCCGCCGCGGTATTCCCGCCGCCCGCCTTCTCTGGGGAAACCAAGCGAGCATTCTGGTCGGAGATTACCTCTATACCCTGGCCGTCTGCCAAGCGGTGAAGATGGAGAATTTTGAGATCAACTATCTTCTCTCCACCACCTGCCGGAGGATGTCCGAGGGAGAAACGCTTCAATTGGTTCACAGCCGAGATCTTGATTTGACCGAAGCGACTTATCTCCAGATCATCGAATACAAAACGGCGGCCCTCCTTTCCGCCTCTTGCAAATTGGGAGCGATTATCGGGAATGAATCGGATGAGAAAAAGGAAGCCCTCTCCCGATATGGCCGGAATTTGGGGATCGCCTTTCAAGTGGCGGATGATACCCTCGATTATGTCGCCGATCGGGCGCGCCTCGGAAAATCTCCGGGGAAGGATATCAAAGAGGGCAAGGTGACCCTCCCGCTCCTTCATCTGCTTCAGCATTGTTCTTCAAAAGACAAAAGAGAGCTCAAGAAGGTCATCAAGAAAGGCGCCCTTCTCAAGAGAGATCTCTCTTTCGTGACCGGGTTGATGGAGCAATACGGCTCCATCGCGTATGCCCAGCAAAAGGCGCAAGATTATGCCAACCGCGCGAAGAGCGATCTTTCCGTTTTTAGCGACTCCCTCCATCGCCAAGCCCTCTGCACCGTCGCCGACTACGTCGTCCGAAGAGATCACTGA
- a CDS encoding endonuclease III, which translates to MITADSIHPIMAILKKEVRRLKVPAVGLIAQQTQDPFRVLISCLLSLRTRDETTEAASARLFQLAATPSRMLGLRADQIESAIYPVSFYRNKARQILGICRDLMEKFDGHVPDSIDVLLTLPGVGRKTANLVVTVAFRKPGICVDTHVHRISNRIGYIRTKSPEESETALREKLPKRYWMIYNDLLVPYGQFICKPISPICSRCEISPYCKQIGVEKKR; encoded by the coding sequence ATGATCACGGCCGACTCCATTCATCCGATCATGGCAATCCTGAAAAAAGAGGTGCGCCGGTTGAAAGTGCCGGCCGTCGGCCTGATCGCGCAGCAGACCCAAGATCCCTTTCGGGTCTTAATCTCCTGTCTCCTGAGCCTCCGAACGCGCGATGAAACGACCGAGGCCGCCTCGGCCCGTCTCTTCCAATTGGCCGCAACACCGAGCCGGATGCTCGGCCTGCGGGCCGATCAGATTGAGTCGGCGATCTATCCCGTCTCTTTTTACAGGAACAAGGCCCGACAAATCCTCGGGATTTGTCGCGACCTGATGGAGAAATTCGACGGCCATGTTCCCGATTCCATCGATGTCCTGCTGACCCTCCCCGGCGTCGGGAGAAAAACGGCCAATCTGGTGGTGACGGTGGCCTTTCGGAAGCCGGGAATCTGCGTCGACACGCATGTTCATCGGATCTCAAACCGGATCGGCTATATCCGGACGAAGAGCCCTGAAGAGAGCGAAACGGCCCTCCGGGAGAAACTTCCCAAGCGTTACTGGATGATTTATAACGATCTCCTCGTCCCCTATGGGCAGTTCATCTGCAAACCGATCTCGCCGATCTGCAGCCGATGCGAAATCTCCCCCTATTGCAAGCAAATAGGCGTCGAGAAGAAGCGGTGA
- a CDS encoding helix-turn-helix domain-containing protein: MEKVSPQKVGERIRAVRGNRTQTEFAKALGVKKQNYISRYERGRIPSPDLLVRIAEMGRVSIDWLLTGKKGAGRATPPQAVRGARSLRQAKRK; encoded by the coding sequence ATGGAAAAAGTATCTCCGCAAAAAGTCGGCGAGCGGATCAGAGCGGTGCGCGGCAACAGAACTCAAACCGAGTTTGCAAAGGCGCTCGGGGTGAAGAAACAAAACTACATCAGTCGATATGAACGAGGACGCATTCCCTCTCCGGATCTTTTGGTCCGTATTGCCGAGATGGGAAGGGTGAGCATCGACTGGCTGCTCACCGGAAAGAAGGGCGCGGGGCGCGCGACGCCTCCTCAAGCGGTTCGAGGAGCCCGGAGCCTGCGTCAGGCAAAGAGAAAGTAG
- a CDS encoding XRE family transcriptional regulator, whose product MRKFAKATEINKRVKQVRERVGLTQKEFAAQIGVSRSFLSEIEAGKVKPSVETLIGVVTRFQIDPHWLLIGAAGERPVDLVAAESASGYASSAEKQSAYPTVPLLDDRAVSGSPHPISENDVAAYLPVWGAIFQKEMFCFYLRDDAMSPLLRQGALVGAIPIPMPSKKWEGKLVVLWPAKGGMMVRRFRIDQKYFIFEAENKNYSVIYLERSARPVLFSVDWWWQSQ is encoded by the coding sequence ATGAGAAAATTCGCTAAGGCGACAGAAATCAACAAGCGAGTGAAGCAGGTCCGAGAGCGGGTCGGGCTGACTCAAAAGGAGTTCGCGGCGCAAATCGGGGTTTCTCGCAGCTTTCTCTCGGAAATCGAGGCGGGAAAGGTCAAACCGTCCGTCGAGACACTGATCGGGGTCGTGACCCGCTTTCAGATCGATCCGCATTGGCTCCTGATCGGCGCGGCCGGGGAGCGGCCGGTCGATCTTGTCGCGGCGGAATCCGCTTCCGGATACGCTTCTTCCGCGGAGAAGCAGAGCGCCTATCCCACTGTCCCGCTCCTCGATGATCGCGCCGTATCGGGTTCTCCCCACCCGATCTCCGAGAACGACGTTGCCGCTTATCTTCCGGTGTGGGGGGCGATCTTTCAGAAGGAGATGTTCTGTTTCTACCTTCGCGACGACGCCATGTCGCCGCTTCTCCGCCAGGGAGCTCTGGTCGGCGCGATTCCAATCCCGATGCCGTCGAAAAAATGGGAGGGGAAGCTGGTTGTCCTCTGGCCGGCGAAGGGGGGGATGATGGTCCGACGGTTTCGAATCGACCAAAAATATTTTATTTTCGAAGCGGAGAACAAAAATTATTCGGTGATTTATCTGGAGCGATCAGCGCGACCGGTTCTTTTCAGCGTCGACTGGTGGTGGCAGAGTCAATAA
- a CDS encoding tetratricopeptide repeat protein — MARHLTLSLPTFSGFVFRRWLLWLLPVFTFLIYSNTWNASFHLDDDINIVENRAIRIKSLDLSSLIQAGFQSPLPNRFVANMSFALNYYFGGLHVFGYHWINTLIHLGTALLLYFFLYQTFLLQRLRRSISFPGEAAAVAALLWAIHPIQTQSVTYIVQRMTSLSAFFYLLAFVLYLQGRKGMEEKRLSGSQSRFGYWYLGSGLAALMSFGSKETAITLPMMIVLYDFLFFTGEDRKRVKKAVPIYLALLIGTGLIALLYLWGATGAFGALQEGISKQYGVDYIPWDLRLMTGARVLVYYLSLLLFPHPSRLNLDYDFPLSYSLLNPPTTLLSAVALIGLLFFAAVSWKKKPLLAFFVFWYIGNLLLESTVLQLDLVFEHRLYLPSVAFFVCITLGLLRWASAPAPEWASAFISLLLAGLISVQAFWTFERNQVWREEITLWQDTISKSPRKARPYEALGAAFAEQGRFDEAIQVFLTALRLNEKDAKVHTNLGVAYYKKGKIEQAISELKRAIEIDKRDALAYYNLANIFTDRERWEDAIETYEKAIEILPDETMIRHNLAYALNRKGMRQEAIHEYLEAIRQENDLVESHKNLAALYLQEEQIDEALHHYQEAARIRPEDPAIHRVMGSLYKKQKLFDLALREFEKAAQLAPSPTTYYQLGTVLDQKKEWREAIRVYQKAIELNPKMVEAYINLGVDYQKENQLEFSMKAFLEAMRLQPELAEAHNNLGYLYQQKGLVDLARLEYQLALRFRPQWDLPRINLMQLQGPVQNIALQSEQ, encoded by the coding sequence ATGGCACGGCATCTCACACTCTCTCTCCCGACATTTTCCGGTTTTGTTTTTAGACGGTGGCTTCTTTGGCTGCTTCCCGTTTTTACCTTCCTGATTTATTCAAACACATGGAATGCGAGTTTTCATCTGGATGATGATATCAACATCGTCGAGAACCGGGCCATCCGGATCAAAAGCCTCGATCTTTCAAGCTTAATCCAGGCGGGATTCCAAAGTCCTTTGCCGAACCGATTTGTCGCGAACATGTCGTTTGCATTGAACTATTATTTTGGGGGACTTCACGTTTTCGGATACCACTGGATCAACACGCTGATCCATCTCGGCACGGCTTTGCTGCTCTATTTTTTCCTTTATCAGACCTTTTTACTTCAACGGCTGCGCCGATCGATCTCCTTTCCCGGCGAGGCGGCGGCCGTCGCCGCCCTTCTTTGGGCGATCCATCCCATTCAAACTCAGTCGGTAACGTATATTGTACAACGGATGACCAGCCTCTCCGCGTTTTTTTACCTGCTTGCCTTTGTCCTCTATCTACAAGGTAGAAAGGGGATGGAAGAGAAGCGGCTTTCCGGTTCCCAATCGCGGTTCGGTTATTGGTATCTCGGCTCCGGACTGGCCGCCTTAATGAGTTTCGGGAGCAAAGAGACGGCGATTACCCTTCCGATGATGATCGTCCTTTATGATTTTCTTTTTTTCACCGGCGAAGATCGGAAGAGGGTTAAAAAGGCCGTTCCAATTTATCTGGCGCTGTTGATTGGAACGGGTCTGATCGCACTCCTTTATCTTTGGGGGGCGACAGGCGCGTTCGGCGCGCTTCAAGAAGGGATCTCGAAGCAGTATGGTGTCGATTATATCCCTTGGGATCTTCGGTTAATGACCGGCGCGCGGGTTCTGGTCTATTATCTTTCCCTGCTTCTTTTCCCGCATCCGTCTCGCCTGAATTTGGACTATGATTTTCCGCTCTCCTATTCACTCTTGAATCCGCCGACCACCCTCCTTTCGGCCGTTGCATTGATCGGGCTCCTCTTCTTCGCCGCTGTTTCCTGGAAGAAAAAGCCGCTTCTCGCCTTTTTCGTTTTTTGGTATATTGGAAATCTTCTGCTCGAATCGACTGTTTTACAGCTCGATTTGGTGTTCGAGCACCGTCTTTATCTTCCTTCCGTCGCTTTTTTTGTCTGCATCACCCTCGGATTACTCCGATGGGCATCGGCTCCCGCTCCGGAATGGGCCTCCGCTTTTATTTCCCTTCTCCTGGCCGGTCTCATTTCCGTTCAGGCATTCTGGACGTTTGAACGGAACCAGGTCTGGAGAGAGGAGATCACCCTCTGGCAAGATACCATATCGAAATCTCCCCGGAAAGCCCGCCCCTATGAGGCGCTCGGAGCGGCCTTCGCCGAACAGGGGCGGTTCGATGAGGCCATTCAGGTTTTCCTGACGGCGTTGCGGTTGAATGAAAAGGATGCCAAGGTCCATACCAATTTGGGGGTCGCTTATTACAAGAAGGGAAAAATAGAACAGGCGATTTCCGAATTAAAAAGGGCGATTGAAATCGACAAACGGGACGCACTGGCCTATTACAATTTGGCCAATATTTTTACCGACCGGGAAAGATGGGAGGATGCGATCGAGACTTATGAAAAAGCGATCGAGATCCTTCCAGATGAGACGATGATTCGACATAATCTCGCGTATGCGTTGAATCGAAAGGGGATGCGTCAGGAGGCCATTCACGAATATTTGGAAGCGATCCGACAAGAAAATGATCTGGTTGAAAGCCACAAGAACCTTGCGGCGCTTTATCTCCAGGAAGAGCAGATCGACGAGGCGCTGCACCATTATCAGGAGGCCGCCCGGATCCGACCGGAGGACCCTGCCATCCATCGCGTAATGGGCTCCCTCTATAAAAAACAGAAACTGTTCGATCTGGCACTGCGGGAGTTTGAAAAAGCGGCCCAGCTTGCCCCGAGCCCGACGACCTACTATCAACTCGGGACGGTTTTGGATCAGAAAAAAGAGTGGAGAGAGGCCATTCGGGTCTATCAAAAGGCCATTGAGCTTAATCCCAAAATGGTGGAGGCGTACATCAACCTCGGGGTCGATTATCAGAAGGAGAATCAGCTCGAATTCTCTATGAAGGCCTTTCTCGAAGCGATGCGGCTTCAGCCGGAATTGGCCGAGGCCCATAATAACCTCGGCTATCTTTATCAGCAGAAAGGTCTTGTTGATCTCGCCCGCCTTGAATACCAGCTGGCATTACGGTTCCGTCCTCAATGGGATCTTCCCCGGATCAACCTGATGCAGCTGCAGGGTCCCGTCCAAAACATCGCACTCCAGTCTGAACAATAA
- a CDS encoding lytic transglycosylase domain-containing protein, whose translation MPARQKYRRYWVLTGTLSLFIFHPFSSDLSLSDSRGVPLHQPPGESSSHEVSAKHPSPSYQGGASRKEKKILEILSGFKTGLDKNQEKKLASFIHQESRRYGFDPELIVAVISTESSFYNWAISPKGAVGLMQIIPTTGKQVAEMNNIVWHGKDPLFDPFLNIRLGIHYLWMLYLKFGDIHLALTAYNHGPGKVIRWLKAGEEIPTRYSEKVLSYYEQFLGIDGGGKGAPKKGESVQMASRS comes from the coding sequence ATGCCGGCGAGACAGAAGTATAGACGATATTGGGTATTAACCGGAACACTCAGCCTCTTTATTTTTCATCCTTTTTCCTCTGATTTATCCCTGTCCGATTCTCGCGGCGTCCCCCTGCATCAGCCGCCGGGGGAGTCTTCCTCGCACGAAGTTTCCGCAAAACACCCATCCCCCTCTTATCAGGGGGGGGCTTCCCGGAAAGAGAAGAAAATATTAGAGATTCTCTCCGGATTCAAAACCGGACTCGATAAAAATCAGGAGAAGAAGCTGGCGAGTTTCATCCATCAGGAGAGCCGCCGCTACGGATTTGATCCGGAATTGATCGTCGCCGTGATCTCAACGGAGAGTTCGTTTTACAACTGGGCTATTTCTCCGAAGGGAGCCGTTGGATTAATGCAAATTATTCCAACAACCGGGAAGCAGGTGGCGGAGATGAACAACATCGTCTGGCATGGAAAGGATCCTCTATTTGATCCGTTCCTGAATATTCGCCTCGGGATCCACTATTTATGGATGCTCTATTTGAAATTCGGAGATATCCATCTCGCGCTGACGGCGTATAACCACGGTCCCGGAAAGGTGATTCGTTGGCTCAAGGCGGGTGAGGAGATACCGACCCGTTATTCCGAAAAAGTGCTTTCTTACTATGAGCAGTTTCTGGGGATTGACGGGGGTGGAAAAGGGGCCCCGAAGAAGGGGGAGTCGGTTCAGATGGCGAGCCGCTCCTAA
- a CDS encoding branched-chain amino acid transaminase, which produces MLKETPFIWMDGKLVPWKEATVHVLTHSLHYGLAVFEGIRCYKGNSGTAVFRLGDHVERLFGSAHIVRMKIPFAQKEIEQAIVETVRVNRLEEGYIRPLAYIGYGEMGLYVKENPIRLSIAAWPWGTYLGEEGIRRGIRVAVSSFARHHVNISMTRAKVAGYYVNSQLAKREAKEAGYDEAVLLDTEGFVAEGPGENIFIVRKGVLKTTPLTSILEGITRDTIMQLAHERKIKVVQERFTRDDLYLADEAFFTGTAAEVTPIREVDGRTIGKGEPGPVTLELQKAFFDIVRGKEKAHPEWLTFV; this is translated from the coding sequence GTGCTGAAAGAGACCCCCTTTATTTGGATGGATGGAAAACTGGTTCCCTGGAAAGAGGCGACCGTCCATGTGCTGACCCACAGCCTTCATTACGGTCTGGCTGTTTTTGAAGGGATCCGTTGTTACAAGGGGAACTCCGGCACGGCCGTGTTCCGGCTGGGAGACCATGTCGAGCGTCTTTTCGGATCGGCTCACATCGTTCGGATGAAGATCCCTTTTGCCCAAAAGGAGATTGAGCAGGCGATTGTCGAAACCGTTCGTGTCAATCGTTTGGAAGAAGGCTATATCCGTCCGCTGGCCTATATCGGCTACGGGGAGATGGGGCTTTATGTGAAGGAAAATCCCATTCGTCTCTCGATCGCCGCCTGGCCCTGGGGGACGTATCTTGGGGAAGAGGGGATCCGGCGCGGCATTCGGGTCGCCGTCTCTTCCTTTGCAAGGCATCATGTCAACATCAGCATGACCCGCGCGAAGGTCGCCGGTTATTACGTCAATTCTCAGCTGGCAAAACGAGAAGCGAAGGAAGCCGGTTATGACGAAGCGGTTCTTCTCGACACCGAAGGGTTCGTTGCAGAGGGGCCGGGGGAGAATATCTTCATCGTTCGAAAAGGGGTTTTGAAGACGACGCCGCTGACTTCGATCCTTGAGGGAATCACGCGGGACACGATCATGCAATTGGCCCATGAACGGAAGATCAAAGTCGTTCAAGAGCGGTTCACGCGCGACGACCTCTACTTGGCCGACGAAGCATTTTTTACGGGAACGGCCGCCGAGGTGACGCCGATCCGTGAAGTGGACGGTCGAACGATCGGCAAGGGGGAGCCGGGACCGGTGACGCTTGAACTTCAAAAGGCCTTCTTTGATATCGTCCGCGGCAAAGAGAAGGCCCATCCGGAATGGCTGACCTTCGTATAA
- the lspA gene encoding signal peptidase II — MLLGQIKLIFLTLIGGGTIILDQITKLLIQNVFRLHESVVVIQDFFSLTYIRNPGAAFGLFADQSAGFRSIFFLVVSIVALSILLYFLAQTPKEDKSSLVAISLLFGGAIGNLIDRVRMGEVVDFLDFYVGQFHWPAFNVADSAITIGISLLMFNLFWLKKEVPTANLRGCE, encoded by the coding sequence ATGCTGCTGGGCCAAATTAAGCTTATTTTCTTGACATTGATCGGGGGCGGGACTATCATTCTGGATCAAATTACTAAGCTTCTTATTCAAAATGTCTTTCGTCTTCATGAATCCGTGGTTGTGATTCAAGATTTTTTTTCTCTGACCTACATCCGAAATCCGGGAGCCGCCTTCGGTTTATTTGCGGATCAGAGCGCCGGCTTCCGATCGATCTTCTTCCTTGTCGTTTCTATTGTGGCCCTTTCCATTCTCCTTTATTTTCTCGCGCAGACCCCCAAAGAAGATAAATCGAGCTTGGTTGCAATCTCCCTTTTGTTCGGCGGGGCGATTGGAAACCTGATCGATCGCGTTCGGATGGGAGAGGTAGTCGACTTTCTCGATTTTTATGTCGGCCAATTCCACTGGCCTGCGTTTAATGTCGCCGATTCGGCGATTACAATCGGAATCTCACTGCTGATGTTCAATCTCTTTTGGCTTAAGAAAGAGGTCCCGACGGCCAATCTCAGAGGTTGTGAATGA
- a CDS encoding CoA-binding protein, whose translation MEEEKKIAIVGASRNRAKFGNKAVRAFMEKGYHVFPVHPSEKEIEGRPVYRSVLEIPDQVALASFYIPSSIGLKVIEEVAQKKGMRIVYLNPGSESEELIRKGRALGLEIRDTCSIVAIGADPSRY comes from the coding sequence ATGGAAGAGGAAAAGAAAATTGCAATTGTAGGAGCCTCCCGCAACCGCGCAAAATTCGGGAATAAGGCGGTTCGGGCCTTTATGGAGAAGGGATATCACGTCTTCCCGGTCCATCCTTCCGAAAAAGAGATCGAAGGACGACCGGTCTATCGATCGGTTCTAGAGATTCCCGACCAGGTTGCGCTTGCCAGCTTTTATATTCCCTCATCGATCGGGCTGAAGGTCATCGAAGAGGTGGCGCAAAAAAAGGGAATGCGAATTGTTTATCTGAATCCCGGCTCTGAAAGCGAGGAATTGATTCGGAAAGGACGCGCTCTAGGACTTGAAATTCGGGACACCTGCAGCATCGTCGCGATTGGAGCCGATCCAAGCAGGTATTAG
- a CDS encoding tetratricopeptide repeat protein, producing the protein MRKESEKFVNKAVMALDRGNWLLAVQFLKKVLAADPNHLPAYHELADIYLHLGHFDAALEVIQRAVQVFPQDYQSSFILANILLVQNKPDQALGIYRRLEKLRCDEQEVTDLFFNIALAYHAKNQMARALRYLRQALDEDTAYTEAYELMGKILFERKDLPGAKQAFEKIIDIEPGHLNAHHMLGIIYSKELKWDDAIGEWKTVLNLAPETDEAMRELGWAFNMIGQEEEAVSFLRKALEVNPQNIQARIDLGAVFMGQMQFKEAIAEWEWVRQYDPNNKLIHKFLSQARLYEKKMKQEKKGER; encoded by the coding sequence ATGCGGAAAGAATCAGAGAAGTTCGTAAATAAGGCGGTCATGGCGTTGGACCGGGGAAACTGGCTGTTGGCCGTGCAATTCCTCAAGAAGGTCCTCGCCGCCGATCCAAACCACCTCCCGGCCTATCACGAGCTGGCCGATATCTATCTCCACCTCGGTCACTTTGACGCCGCGCTGGAAGTGATTCAAAGAGCGGTTCAAGTCTTCCCGCAAGACTATCAAAGCAGCTTTATTCTCGCCAACATTCTCCTCGTGCAGAACAAGCCGGATCAAGCGCTCGGCATCTATCGGCGGCTGGAGAAGCTCCGGTGTGACGAGCAGGAGGTGACCGATCTTTTCTTCAACATCGCCTTAGCGTATCATGCGAAGAACCAAATGGCCCGGGCCCTTCGATATCTTCGACAGGCGCTTGATGAAGATACCGCCTATACGGAAGCGTATGAGCTGATGGGAAAGATCCTCTTTGAGAGAAAGGATCTGCCCGGCGCCAAACAGGCGTTCGAGAAGATCATCGATATCGAGCCGGGGCATCTGAATGCGCACCACATGCTCGGCATCATCTATTCAAAAGAATTGAAATGGGACGATGCGATCGGCGAGTGGAAGACGGTCCTCAATTTGGCGCCCGAAACGGACGAGGCGATGCGCGAGCTCGGCTGGGCGTTCAACATGATCGGCCAGGAGGAAGAGGCGGTCAGCTTCCTTCGGAAAGCGCTTGAAGTCAACCCGCAGAATATTCAGGCCCGGATCGATCTCGGCGCCGTCTTCATGGGGCAGATGCAATTTAAAGAGGCGATTGCCGAGTGGGAGTGGGTTCGCCAATATGATCCGAACAATAAACTCATCCACAAGTTTTTGTCCCAAGCCCGCCTTTACGAAAAAAAAATGAAACAGGAGAAAAAAGGAGAACGGTGA
- a CDS encoding (2Fe-2S)-binding protein, translated as MGLIRFSNKFCWNGECKNCVVTFKVGPGGEEITERACRTPAQDGMIVTEMPTQFYKKP; from the coding sequence ATGGGACTGATTCGCTTTTCCAATAAATTCTGCTGGAACGGGGAATGCAAGAATTGCGTCGTGACTTTCAAGGTCGGCCCGGGGGGAGAAGAAATCACTGAACGGGCCTGCAGAACGCCGGCGCAAGATGGAATGATCGTGACCGAAATGCCGACGCAGTTTTATAAAAAACCGTAG